In Oncorhynchus mykiss isolate Arlee chromosome 1, USDA_OmykA_1.1, whole genome shotgun sequence, the following proteins share a genomic window:
- the LOC110531579 gene encoding serine/threonine-protein phosphatase 2A 55 kDa regulatory subunit B delta isoform isoform X2 — MAGVGGGNDFQWCFSQVKGAIDEDVAEADIISTVEFNYSGELLATGDKGGRVVIFQREQESKNRPHSRGEYNVYSTFQSHEPEFDYLKSLEIEEKINKIRWLPQQNAAHSLLSTNDKTIKLWKISQRDKRAEGYNLKDEDGRLRDPFRITSLRVPVLLPMDRMVEASPRRIFANAHTYHINSISVNSDHETYLSADDLRVNLWHLEITDRSFNIVDIKPANMEELTEVITAAECHPHQCNVFVYSSSKGTIRLCDMRAAALCDRQSKFFEEPEDPSSRSFFSEIISSISDVKFSHSGRYMMTRDYLSVKVWDLNMENRPVETYQVHEYLRSKLCSLYENDCIFDKFECCWNGADSAIMTGSYNNFFRMFDRNTRRDVTLEASRENSKPRAILKARKVSTGGKRKKDEISVDSLDFNKKILHTAWHPKENVIAVAATNNLYIFQDKIN, encoded by the exons ccgACATAATCTCAACGGTTGAGTTTAACTATTCTGGAGAACTACTAGCGACGGGAGACAAAGGAGGTCGTGTCGTCATTTTCCAACGGGAACAAGAG AGTAAAAACCGTCCTCATTCCAGAGGCGAATACAACGTGTACAGCACTTTCCAGAGCCATGAACCCGAGTTTGACTATTTAAAAAGCTTAGAAATCGAGGAGAAAATCAACAAGATAAGATGGTTACCTCAACAAAACGCTGCACACTCTCTGCTCTCAACAAACG ACAAAACCATCAAGCTGTGGAAAATCAGCCAACGGGACAAAAGAGCAGAAGGCTACAACTTGAAAGACGAGGATGGAAGACTGAGAGATCCTTTCAGAATCACGTCGTTACGG GTGCCTGTGCTGCTGCCCATGGACCGGATGGTGGAGGCTAGTCCGAGGAGGATATTCGCTAACGCACACACATATCACATCAATTCCATCTCTGTAAACAGCGATCACGAAACGTACCTTTCGGCTGATGATCTCAGGGTTAACCTCTGGCACTTAGAAATCACTGATAGAAGTTTTA ACATTGTAGATATAAAGCCTGCCAATATGGAGGAGCTGACAGAAGTCATCACAGCTGCAGAGTGCCATCCACACCAGTGTAATGTATTTGTGTACAGTAGCAGTAAGGGGACCATCCGCCTCTGTGACATGCGAGCTGCTGCCCTCTGTGATAGGCAAAGCAAAT TCTTCGAGGAGCCAGAGGACCCTAGCAGCCGGTCCTTCTTCTCCGAGATCATCTCCTCAATATCGGATGTGAAGTTTAGCCACAGCGGCCGTTACATGATGACCAGAGACTACCTGTCAGTCAAGGTGTGGGATCTGAACATGGAAAACCGGCCTGTGGAGACCTATCAG GTGCACGAGTACCTCCGTAGCAAGCTCTGCTCGCTGTATGAAAACGACTGCATCTTCGACAAGTTCGAGTGCTGCTGGAACGGTGCTGACAG TGCCATCATGACGGGCTCGTACAACAACTTCTTCCGGATGTTTGACCGGAACACGCGGCGGGACGTCACGCTGGAGGCCTCTAGAGAGAACAGTAAACCTCGGGCCATCCTGAAGGCTCGCAAGGTGTCCACCGGGGGGAAGAGGAAGAAGGACGAGATCAGCGTAGACAGTCTGGACTTCAACAAGAAGATCCTGCACACCGCGTGGCACCCAAAGGAGAACGTCATCGCTGTCGCCGCCACCAACAACCTCTACATATTTCAGGACAAGATCAACTAA
- the LOC110531579 gene encoding serine/threonine-protein phosphatase 2A 55 kDa regulatory subunit B delta isoform isoform X1 — translation MLKYTFKGVGGGNDFQWCFSQVKGAIDEDVAEADIISTVEFNYSGELLATGDKGGRVVIFQREQESKNRPHSRGEYNVYSTFQSHEPEFDYLKSLEIEEKINKIRWLPQQNAAHSLLSTNDKTIKLWKISQRDKRAEGYNLKDEDGRLRDPFRITSLRVPVLLPMDRMVEASPRRIFANAHTYHINSISVNSDHETYLSADDLRVNLWHLEITDRSFNIVDIKPANMEELTEVITAAECHPHQCNVFVYSSSKGTIRLCDMRAAALCDRQSKFFEEPEDPSSRSFFSEIISSISDVKFSHSGRYMMTRDYLSVKVWDLNMENRPVETYQVHEYLRSKLCSLYENDCIFDKFECCWNGADSAIMTGSYNNFFRMFDRNTRRDVTLEASRENSKPRAILKARKVSTGGKRKKDEISVDSLDFNKKILHTAWHPKENVIAVAATNNLYIFQDKIN, via the exons ccgACATAATCTCAACGGTTGAGTTTAACTATTCTGGAGAACTACTAGCGACGGGAGACAAAGGAGGTCGTGTCGTCATTTTCCAACGGGAACAAGAG AGTAAAAACCGTCCTCATTCCAGAGGCGAATACAACGTGTACAGCACTTTCCAGAGCCATGAACCCGAGTTTGACTATTTAAAAAGCTTAGAAATCGAGGAGAAAATCAACAAGATAAGATGGTTACCTCAACAAAACGCTGCACACTCTCTGCTCTCAACAAACG ACAAAACCATCAAGCTGTGGAAAATCAGCCAACGGGACAAAAGAGCAGAAGGCTACAACTTGAAAGACGAGGATGGAAGACTGAGAGATCCTTTCAGAATCACGTCGTTACGG GTGCCTGTGCTGCTGCCCATGGACCGGATGGTGGAGGCTAGTCCGAGGAGGATATTCGCTAACGCACACACATATCACATCAATTCCATCTCTGTAAACAGCGATCACGAAACGTACCTTTCGGCTGATGATCTCAGGGTTAACCTCTGGCACTTAGAAATCACTGATAGAAGTTTTA ACATTGTAGATATAAAGCCTGCCAATATGGAGGAGCTGACAGAAGTCATCACAGCTGCAGAGTGCCATCCACACCAGTGTAATGTATTTGTGTACAGTAGCAGTAAGGGGACCATCCGCCTCTGTGACATGCGAGCTGCTGCCCTCTGTGATAGGCAAAGCAAAT TCTTCGAGGAGCCAGAGGACCCTAGCAGCCGGTCCTTCTTCTCCGAGATCATCTCCTCAATATCGGATGTGAAGTTTAGCCACAGCGGCCGTTACATGATGACCAGAGACTACCTGTCAGTCAAGGTGTGGGATCTGAACATGGAAAACCGGCCTGTGGAGACCTATCAG GTGCACGAGTACCTCCGTAGCAAGCTCTGCTCGCTGTATGAAAACGACTGCATCTTCGACAAGTTCGAGTGCTGCTGGAACGGTGCTGACAG TGCCATCATGACGGGCTCGTACAACAACTTCTTCCGGATGTTTGACCGGAACACGCGGCGGGACGTCACGCTGGAGGCCTCTAGAGAGAACAGTAAACCTCGGGCCATCCTGAAGGCTCGCAAGGTGTCCACCGGGGGGAAGAGGAAGAAGGACGAGATCAGCGTAGACAGTCTGGACTTCAACAAGAAGATCCTGCACACCGCGTGGCACCCAAAGGAGAACGTCATCGCTGTCGCCGCCACCAACAACCTCTACATATTTCAGGACAAGATCAACTAA